In Deltaproteobacteria bacterium, the following proteins share a genomic window:
- a CDS encoding RsmB/NOP family class I SAM-dependent RNA methyltransferase, with amino-acid sequence MRPSMSEAELAARLRSVPWPALAGCLPQVRAAVERVLAGEPAERVLDRALREPAFGRDERAVMAEAVFGVGLWRRRLAYQAGSDATGALLFALLRDLAGLPEELAGELSGLRAPFPPPRPPPCELATRWSLPDWLAACLVRKLGADGAEAFARAVNRPGPIALRANLLRTSVEALKARLAAEGVPTRAGAHARTCLVVEAPRANLLPLPAYREGLFEVQDEGSQLLALLVDAHPGETVLELCAGAGGKTLALAAELGNAGALHAFDVDASKLARLEQRARRAGVANLRVHRGTLPESLAVDRVFVDAPCSELGTLRRGPDLRFRLEPATFPALERTQRELLARAARHVRPGGRLVYATCTLRPEENEDPVAAFLAARPDFCLVPPTCLPEAFRRGPFFEALPHLHGTDGFFAAVFERRPA; translated from the coding sequence ATGCGTCCGAGCATGAGCGAAGCCGAACTCGCCGCGCGGTTGCGCTCCGTCCCCTGGCCGGCCCTTGCCGGGTGTCTGCCGCAGGTGCGAGCGGCAGTGGAGCGGGTGCTCGCGGGCGAGCCGGCCGAGCGCGTGCTGGACCGCGCCCTGCGCGAGCCGGCCTTCGGGCGCGACGAACGGGCGGTGATGGCCGAGGCCGTCTTCGGCGTGGGCCTCTGGCGCCGACGTCTGGCCTACCAGGCGGGGTCCGACGCGACGGGAGCGCTCCTCTTCGCGCTCCTCAGGGACCTGGCCGGCCTGCCGGAGGAGCTGGCCGGCGAGCTCTCGGGGCTGCGCGCTCCGTTTCCGCCCCCGCGGCCGCCTCCGTGCGAGCTCGCCACGCGCTGGTCGCTCCCCGACTGGCTGGCCGCCTGCCTCGTGCGGAAGCTCGGCGCCGACGGTGCCGAGGCCTTCGCGCGGGCGGTGAATCGCCCCGGGCCGATCGCGCTTCGCGCCAACCTGCTCCGGACCTCGGTCGAGGCGCTGAAGGCGCGGCTCGCCGCCGAGGGAGTCCCGACGCGCGCCGGCGCGCACGCCCGCACCTGTCTCGTCGTGGAGGCGCCGCGGGCGAACCTCCTGCCGTTGCCGGCCTACCGCGAGGGGCTCTTCGAGGTGCAGGACGAGGGGAGCCAGCTCCTCGCCCTGCTCGTCGACGCCCACCCCGGCGAGACGGTCCTCGAGCTCTGCGCCGGGGCGGGCGGCAAGACCCTGGCCCTCGCCGCCGAGCTCGGGAATGCGGGCGCGCTCCACGCCTTCGACGTGGATGCGTCCAAGCTGGCTCGCCTCGAGCAACGGGCGCGTCGGGCCGGCGTCGCGAATCTTCGCGTGCATCGGGGGACGCTCCCCGAGAGCCTCGCCGTGGACCGCGTCTTCGTCGACGCTCCGTGCTCCGAGCTGGGCACCCTCCGCCGCGGCCCCGACCTGCGCTTTCGCCTCGAGCCGGCGACCTTCCCCGCGCTCGAACGCACGCAGCGCGAGCTCCTGGCCCGGGCAGCGCGCCACGTGCGTCCCGGGGGACGCCTGGTCTATGCCACCTGCACCTTGCGCCCCGAGGAGAACGAAGACCCGGTCGCGGCCTTTCTCGCCGCGCGCCCCGACTTCTGCCTGGTCCCGCCCACCTGCCTTCCGGAGGCCTTCCGGCGCGGCCCCTTCTTCGAGGCTCTGCCGCACCTGCACGGGACCGACGGCTTCTTCGCCGCCGTATTCGAGCGTCGACCGGCCTAG
- a CDS encoding Smr/MutS family protein: MSSPRDSDDDEALPEAPEAPEAIEVPIDGTLDLHTFHPRELGELVPAYLEECHARGIFSVRLVHGKGTGALRRSVHAILERLPAIVVTYRLGDEAAGGWGATLVELDPAWKPPAT, translated from the coding sequence ATGTCCAGCCCACGCGACTCGGACGACGACGAGGCGCTCCCCGAGGCGCCCGAGGCGCCCGAGGCGATCGAAGTCCCGATCGACGGGACGCTCGACCTCCACACCTTCCATCCGCGCGAGCTCGGCGAGCTCGTGCCGGCCTATCTCGAGGAGTGCCACGCGCGCGGGATCTTCTCCGTGCGACTCGTGCATGGCAAGGGGACCGGCGCGCTCCGTCGGTCGGTGCACGCCATCCTCGAACGGCTGCCGGCGATCGTCGTGACCTATCGGCTGGGGGACGAGGCCGCGGGGGGCTGGGGCGCGACGCTCGTCGAGCTCGACCCGGCCTGGAAACCGCCGGCTACCTGA